One genomic region from Gossypium hirsutum isolate 1008001.06 chromosome D13, Gossypium_hirsutum_v2.1, whole genome shotgun sequence encodes:
- the LOC107942443 gene encoding fasciclin-like arabinogalactan protein 12 precursor — MIMKQFDHLMLFFLLHTSCSTLLTLAQAPAAAPVVAPKATPVLAPASSPAPPGPTNVTKILEKAGQFSTFIRLMKATQVANQLLGQLNNTNNGITIFAPSDSAFSSLKSGTLNSLSDEQKVELIQFHIIPTYLSSAQFQTISNPLRTQAGDSGDGKFPLNVTSSGDTVNITSGLTNTSVSGTVYTDGQLAVYQIDRVLQPLQIFDPRPPAPAPAPAKSKKKKDDDVADSPADDSTDNSKAVRFTIGNNVGLFGVTAIVIALISL, encoded by the coding sequence ATGATAATGAAGCAATTTGATCACCTTATGCTTTTCTTTCTCCTCCATACTTCTTGTTCAACATTATTAACCTTAGCCCAAGCTCCGGCAGCAGCTCCGGTGGTAGCTCCAAAGGCAACACCAGTACTAGCACcggcatcatccccggcaccacCCGGTCCAACCAACGTCACAAAAATCCTCGAAAAAGCCGGCCAATTCTCTACTTTTATCCGGTTAATGAAAGCCACGCAAGTCGCGAACCAGTTACTCGGCCAACTCAACAACACCAACAATGGGATCACTATTTTCGCACCGAGCGACAGTGCTTTTTCGAGCTTAAAATCCGGCACGTTGAACTCACTTTCCGACGAACAAAAAGTAGAGTTAATCCAATTCCATATAATCCCAACTTATCTCTCTTCAGCTCAGTTTCAAACCATTAGTAACCCTTTAAGAACCCAAGCCGGTGATAGCGGCGACGGGAAGTTCCCTCTCAACGTTACCTCGTCGGGAGACACCGTGAACATTACGTCGGGGTTGACTAATACTAGTGTTTCCGGTACAGTTTATACCGACGGTCAACTTGCTGTTTATCAAATAGATAGAGTTCTTCAGCCTTTACAGATATTCGATCCTAGACCTCCGGCCCCAGCGCCTGCTCCGGCGAaatcgaagaagaagaaagatgatgatGTGGCTGATAGTCCTGCTGATGATTCTACTGATAATTCTAAAGCTGTGAGGTTCACTATAGGAAACAATGTTGGTTTATTTGGGGTTACTGCCATAGTTATTGCATTAATTTCTTTGTGa
- the LOC107942357 gene encoding non-specific lipid transfer protein GPI-anchored 4, producing the protein MAAKQTTILVAAILVTAFYGGAATSAQAPAADPAMAMSPSAMAPTPDCMTNLLNLSDCLTYVEAGSNLTKPDKPCCPELAGLVESSPQCLCYLMDKNATANYGINIDMERALKLPNVCHVKTPPVSLCSAIIGAPIGVPTQSTEGLVSPASEPTGSVAYGPSPSAMAPTPDCMTNLFNLSDCLGYVTAGSNLTKPDKPCCPELAGLVESSPQCLCLLLDKNATSSYGVDIDIDRALKLPNVCHVKTPPVSLCSTINGGAPIGVPTSGTEVSLSPGLAPGPSKGSNTGASNMEIFGLASFIALPIAFLPMLFGI; encoded by the exons ATGGCAGCGAAGCAAACGACGATCCTAGTTGCCGCCATCCTCGTAACGGCTTTTTACGGCGGCGCGGCGACATCGGCGCAGGCACCGGCAGCTGATCCAGCGATGGCCATGTCGCCGTCCGCCATGGCACCGACGCCGGACTGTATGACGAACTTGCTCAACTTATCGGATTGTTTGACGTACGTGGAGGCCGGAAGCAACTTGACGAAGCCGGACAAGCCTTGCTGTCCGGAATTGGCTGGGCTAGTGGAAAGTAGCCCTCAATGCTTGTGCTATTTGATGGATAAGAATGCGACGGCGAACTATGGGATCAACATTGACATGGAAAGAGCTCTTAAGCTGCCTAATGTTTGCCATGTCAAAACCCCTCCTGTTAGTCTTTGTTCTG CTATCATCGGGGCTCCAATCGGAGTTCCAACTCAAAGCACTGAAGGACTTGTGTCGCCAGCATCCGAGCCAACAGGTTCCGTAGCATACGGACCGTCTCCATCCGCCATGGCACCAACACCGGACTGCATGACAAACTTGTTTAACTTGTCGGATTGTTTGGGGTACGTGACGGCTGGAAGCAACCTAACGAAGCCGGACAAACCTTGTTGCCCGGAGTTGGCCGGGCTCGTGGAAAGCAGCCCTCAGTGTTTATGTTTATTGTTGGATAAAAACGCGACCTCGAGTTATGGGGTCGACATTGACATCGATAGAGCTCTTAAGCTACCTAATGTTTGCCATGTTAAAACCCCTCCCGTTAGTCTCTGCTCTA CTATCAATGGTGGCGCTCCAATTGGGGTTCCAACTTCAGGCACTGAAGTATCTTTATCACCAG GATTAGCTCCAGGCCCTTCAAAAGGAAGCAACACTGGTGCTTCAAACATGGAAATATTTGGTCTGGCTTCCTTCATTGCCTTACCAATTGCCTTTCTTCCCATGCTTTTTGGGATTTAA
- the LOC107942279 gene encoding hyccin, translating into MSSSNPGSPSATATSSSSASSFSSKAHSCIQALSSILSTVPSSVSSSSSLLHDPTVSSQISTLLRDPDSGSGDNNLCRWLYDTFHSPDPELKLVVLRFVPIVAGIYLSRIALRKSLAGFEAILLALYAHETTARDGQPISVNVPDLTQPSIYHEAKSSVKTQATELNLAVISPTLEPHGTMRSSRRARIVGVALELYYSKISQMPVSSKLEFCEFCDIWATGIQNKPSSSSSSKQKTILLPWELLQPSLRILGHCLLGAHKSKKLYEAASIATKSLYERSLHDIDAKAILATSSLLRLEKMALDPKLNVDHTEIDMSLAL; encoded by the coding sequence ATGTCATCCTCCAACCCCGGCTCCCCCTCCGCCACCGCCACCTCATCCTCATCGGCATCATCATTCTCTTCCAAAGCTCATTCATGTATCCAAGCCCTTTCTTCCATCCTGTCCACCGTCCCTTCCTCCGTCTCTTCTTCCTCTTCCCTCCTTCACGACCCCACCGTTTCTTCCCAAATCTCCACCCTCCTCCGTGACCCAGACTCCGGTTCCGGCGACAACAACCTCTGTCGTTGGCTTTACGACACTTTCCATTCCCCTGACCCAGAACTAAAGCTCGTCGTCCTCCGTTTTGTCCCCATAGTAGCCGGCATTTACCTCTCCCGTATCGCTTTACGTAAATCCCTCGCCGGTTTCGAAGCCATTTTATTAGCTCTTTACGCCCACGAAACCACCGCACGCGACGGTCAACCGATAAGCGTCAACGTTCCTGATTTAACCCAACCCAGTATTTACCATGAAGCTAAATCATCAGTAAAAACCCAAGCAACTGAATTAAACCTAGCTGTCATCTCACCAACATTAGAACCCCATGGCACCATGAGATCATCAAGAAGAGCAAGAATCGTCGGTGTAGCCTTAGAGTTATATTACAGTAAAATATCTCAAATGCCAGTGAGTTCAAAGCTCGagttttgtgagttttgtgatattTGGGCTACAGGGATTCAAAACAaaccatcttcatcttcatcatcgaAACAAAAGACAATACTATTGCCATGGGAATTATTACAGCCAAGTTTAAGGATATTAGGACATTGTTTATTGGGTGCACATAAAAGTAAAAAACTGTATGAAGCTGCTTCAATAGCGACCAAGAGTTTATATGAGAGATCGTTGCATGATATTGATGCTAAAGCTATTTTAGCAACCAGCAGTCTTCTTCGACTTGAAAAAATGGCTTTGGATCCTAAACTTAACGTTGATCATACTGAAATTGATATGTCTTTGGCTTtgtaa
- the LOC107942182 gene encoding BTB/POZ and MATH domain-containing protein 4 isoform X1 produces the protein MTNGATSPVTAATLKVEHSPLLSPTSSQSVTETVNGSHRFVIQGYSLAKGMGIGKHIVSDNFTVGGYRWAIYFYPDGKNPEDSSTYVSVFIALASEGTDVRALFELTLMDQSGKGKHKVHSHFDRSLESGPYTLKYRGSMWGYKRFFRRALLETSDYLKDDCLIINCTVGVVVSVIDCSRLHSIQVPESDIGAHFGMLLENMEGSDITFDVAGEKFHSHKLVLAARSPVFRSEIFDGVDEQKKEMVITDLEPRVFKALLHFIYRDTLSEDVESVESSSASLSSVSETLIAKLLAAADRYCLERLKLMCESRLCKNISVNSVAKILALADEYHATELKAVCLRFAAENLPAVMRSDGFEYLKDNCPSLQSELLKTIAGCEEDYSSGGKSRSVWAQLSDGTDTNGRRVRQRT, from the exons ATGACGAACGGAGCAACATCGCCGGTGACGGCGGCGACACTGAAGGTTGAGCATAGCCCACTGCTTTCTCCGACCAGCTCCCAGTCGGTGACGGAGACGGTGAACGGTTCCCACCGTTTCGTGATCCAAGGTTACAGCTTAGCCAAAGGGATGGGCATTGGGAAGCACATTGTCAGCGATAATTTCACTGTGGGTGGCTACCGGTGGGCTATTTACTTTTACCCCGATGGTAAAAACCCCGAAGATAGTTCCACTTACGTCTCCGTCTTCATTGCATTGGCTAGCGAAGGCACCGATGTTAGGGCCTTGTTCGAGCTTACGCTTATGGATCAGAGCGGCAAAGGCAAACATAAGGTTCATAGCCATTTCGATCGGTCCCTTGAGAGTGGACCTTATACCCTCAAATATCGCGGCAGTATGTG GGGATACAAGCGCTTTTTCAGACGAGCATTACTTGAAACATCAGATTACCTCAAGGATGACTGCTTGATAATAAATTGTACGGTTGGAGTTGTTGTGTCGGTGATAGATTGTTCACGACTACACTCAATTCAAGTGCCAGAGTCTGATATAGGAGCACATTTTGGTATGCTGCTAGAAAATATGGAAGGTTCAGATATTACATTTGATGTGGCTGGAGAAAAGTTTCATTCTCATAAGTTGGTATTGGCTGCTCGATCCCCTGTTTTCCGATCTGAAATTTTTGATGGGGTGGACGAGCAAAAGAAAGAGATGGTTATCACCGATCTAGAACCTAGGGTTTTTAAG GCCTTGTTGCACTTTATTTACAGAGACACTCTTTCGGAAGATGTGGAAAGTGTTGAGTCTAGTTCTGCTTCCTTGTCATCAGTATCCGAAACACTAATAGCTAAATTGTTAGCGGCAGCAGATAGGTATTGTCTAGAGAGACTGAAATTAATGTGTGAATCTCGTCTCTGCAAGAATATATCTGTAAATTCTGTTGCCAAAATTCTAGCTTTGGCTGATGAATATCATGCTACGGAATTAAAAGCTGTTTGTCTCAGATTTGCTGCTGAAAACCTTCCAG CTGTCATGCGATCAGACGGCTTCGAATACTTAAAAGACAACTGCCCTTCACTTCAGTCAGAGCTCCTCAAAACCATCGCAGGTTGCGAGGAAGATTATAGCAGTGGCGGAAAATCACGAAGCGTATGGGCACAACTCTCAGACGGCACTGATACAAATGGCAGGAGAGTCAGGCAAAGAACATGA
- the LOC107942182 gene encoding BTB/POZ and MATH domain-containing protein 4 isoform X2, with the protein MTNGATSPVTAATLKVEHSPLLSPTSSQSVTETVNGSHRFVIQGYSLAKGMGIGKHIVSDNFTVGGYRWAIYFYPDGKNPEDSSTYVSVFIALASEGTDVRALFELTLMDQSGKGKHKVHSHFDRSLESGPYTLKYRGSMWGYKRFFRRALLETSDYLKDDCLIINCTVGVVVSVIDCSRLHSIQVPESDIGAHFGMLLENMEGSDITFDVAGEKFHSHKLVLAARSPVFRSEIFDGVDEQKKEMVITDLEPRVFKALLHFIYRDTLSEDVESVESSSASLSSVSETLIAKLLAAADRYCLERLKLMCESRLCKNISVNSVAKILALADEYHATELKAVCLRFAAENLPGPSRSLTCVLIAAVMRSDGFEYLKDNCPSLQSELLKTIAGCEEDYSSGGKSRSVWAQLSDGTDTNGRRVRQRT; encoded by the exons ATGACGAACGGAGCAACATCGCCGGTGACGGCGGCGACACTGAAGGTTGAGCATAGCCCACTGCTTTCTCCGACCAGCTCCCAGTCGGTGACGGAGACGGTGAACGGTTCCCACCGTTTCGTGATCCAAGGTTACAGCTTAGCCAAAGGGATGGGCATTGGGAAGCACATTGTCAGCGATAATTTCACTGTGGGTGGCTACCGGTGGGCTATTTACTTTTACCCCGATGGTAAAAACCCCGAAGATAGTTCCACTTACGTCTCCGTCTTCATTGCATTGGCTAGCGAAGGCACCGATGTTAGGGCCTTGTTCGAGCTTACGCTTATGGATCAGAGCGGCAAAGGCAAACATAAGGTTCATAGCCATTTCGATCGGTCCCTTGAGAGTGGACCTTATACCCTCAAATATCGCGGCAGTATGTG GGGATACAAGCGCTTTTTCAGACGAGCATTACTTGAAACATCAGATTACCTCAAGGATGACTGCTTGATAATAAATTGTACGGTTGGAGTTGTTGTGTCGGTGATAGATTGTTCACGACTACACTCAATTCAAGTGCCAGAGTCTGATATAGGAGCACATTTTGGTATGCTGCTAGAAAATATGGAAGGTTCAGATATTACATTTGATGTGGCTGGAGAAAAGTTTCATTCTCATAAGTTGGTATTGGCTGCTCGATCCCCTGTTTTCCGATCTGAAATTTTTGATGGGGTGGACGAGCAAAAGAAAGAGATGGTTATCACCGATCTAGAACCTAGGGTTTTTAAG GCCTTGTTGCACTTTATTTACAGAGACACTCTTTCGGAAGATGTGGAAAGTGTTGAGTCTAGTTCTGCTTCCTTGTCATCAGTATCCGAAACACTAATAGCTAAATTGTTAGCGGCAGCAGATAGGTATTGTCTAGAGAGACTGAAATTAATGTGTGAATCTCGTCTCTGCAAGAATATATCTGTAAATTCTGTTGCCAAAATTCTAGCTTTGGCTGATGAATATCATGCTACGGAATTAAAAGCTGTTTGTCTCAGATTTGCTGCTGAAAACCTTCCAGGTCC ATCCCGGTCTCTAACTTGTGTTCTTATAGCAGCTGTCATGCGATCAGACGGCTTCGAATACTTAAAAGACAACTGCCCTTCACTTCAGTCAGAGCTCCTCAAAACCATCGCAGGTTGCGAGGAAGATTATAGCAGTGGCGGAAAATCACGAAGCGTATGGGCACAACTCTCAGACGGCACTGATACAAATGGCAGGAGAGTCAGGCAAAGAACATGA
- the LOC107942094 gene encoding calmodulin, whose translation MADQLTDEQISEFKEAFSLFDKDGDGCITTKELGTVMRSLGQNPTEAELQDMINEVDADGNGTIDFPEFLNLMARKMKDTDSEEELKEAFRVFDKDQNGFISAAELRHVMTNLGEKLTDEEVDEMIREADVDGDGQINYDEFVKVMMAK comes from the exons atggccGATCAGCTTACCGACGAACAGATCTCTGAGTTCAAGGAGGCCTTTAGCCTCTTCGACAAGGATGGCGATG GGTGCATTACTACCAAGGAGCTGGGAACCGTGATGCGATCACTTGGGCAGAACCCAACTGAGGCAGAACTTCAAGATATGATAAACGAAGTTGACGCCGATGGAAATGGGACCATTGATTTCCCGGAATTCCTTAACCTGATGGCAAGAAAGATGAAAGATACCGACTCAGAAGAGGAACTTAAAGAAGCATTCAGGGTGTTCGACAAGGACCAGAATGGTTTCATATCTGCTGCCGAGCTCCGTCATGTCATGACAAATCTTGGTGAAAAGCTTACAGATGAGGAAGTTGATGAGATGATCCGTGAAGCTGATGTTGATGGTGATGGGCAGATCAACTACGATGAGTTCGTCAAGGTCATGATGGCCAAGTAA